One part of the Archaeoglobaceae archaeon genome encodes these proteins:
- a CDS encoding PAS domain S-box protein encodes MESDLKFEQVLDKMLDAVLLVDLETRIIYANPAVRVYGYEPSYLIGKKILDFIPEKYQKNVFDIIKRFIDGETESYRLEIEIPKKSGELRWTDVVISKIDNYRAVLELRDITELKRVQKELEESKETYKTIFEAYPDFIAVVDVDGKILNINQNFLKRYKIDENRVLGASVLSFVHPEELEKTAELLKKATESRGIIRSTIKGLVKGEELIVDVAIRYIKSGKKTFGIIVGKDIIDKARLEEELKRREELYRNIIDSNLAGLLLIENFKIIFANKAVTKITGYSEEELLGKSADIFFEPEDVENFKKAVKDILEGNKIDIISRFRRKDGERGYVRIMASLMEYKGRKLILTSFEDITDKREIEKKLEERNILYRTLVESSHTGIFIIQDNKIVFANEVVARMLGYTIDEINSLPHPYSIISPEFREIAMERYRAREKGLEVPDSYELKVITKDGKEKWLKVLAKRIKYKGSPAVMVNIADITSIKENEEMLKRMNTLLRVAGEIKGMLIQEKSEINIFSKLKSCLEKLDAKVLVYYSNGVHSQKKDLLWNLLDSVRDKINAGEVIQKFVDGKWLTFLPIYENRLHSVLILKRSHRFTEDELRVISTIAQDVSMRLKALKVEKEQERALKLIMENLEQFEELADKLRNPLAVIKGYLEIRDEVPEEEVIKNIWEHANRIEKILDELRFKELATYQMKKILESRDFN; translated from the coding sequence TTGGAAAGTGACCTGAAGTTCGAACAAGTTCTGGATAAAATGCTGGATGCCGTTCTTCTGGTTGACTTAGAAACGAGAATAATTTATGCAAACCCGGCAGTTCGGGTTTATGGTTATGAGCCATCTTACCTGATTGGTAAAAAAATACTTGATTTCATTCCGGAAAAATACCAAAAAAACGTTTTTGATATCATAAAAAGATTCATTGATGGTGAAACGGAATCCTATAGACTCGAGATTGAAATTCCAAAGAAAAGTGGGGAACTTAGATGGACCGATGTAGTGATTTCAAAAATAGACAACTATAGAGCAGTGTTGGAGCTAAGAGACATCACAGAGCTAAAAAGAGTTCAAAAAGAATTGGAAGAGAGCAAAGAAACATATAAAACGATTTTTGAGGCGTATCCTGATTTTATAGCAGTTGTAGATGTTGATGGTAAGATTCTCAACATCAATCAGAATTTTCTGAAAAGATATAAAATCGACGAAAATAGGGTTCTCGGTGCTTCGGTATTATCATTTGTTCATCCTGAAGAGCTTGAAAAAACTGCTGAACTGCTAAAAAAAGCCACTGAAAGCAGAGGGATTATAAGAAGCACGATAAAAGGACTGGTTAAAGGTGAGGAACTAATAGTTGACGTTGCAATTAGATATATAAAATCCGGGAAAAAGACCTTTGGAATCATTGTCGGAAAGGACATAATCGACAAAGCAAGGCTTGAGGAAGAACTAAAAAGAAGGGAAGAACTTTACAGAAATATCATCGATAGCAATCTTGCAGGGCTACTGTTGATAGAGAACTTTAAAATAATTTTTGCGAATAAAGCAGTAACCAAAATTACCGGATACTCAGAAGAAGAGCTTTTAGGGAAGTCTGCAGACATATTCTTTGAACCAGAAGATGTTGAAAATTTCAAAAAAGCCGTAAAAGATATTCTTGAGGGAAATAAAATCGATATTATATCGAGATTTCGCAGAAAAGATGGTGAGAGGGGCTATGTAAGAATAATGGCCAGCTTGATGGAATACAAGGGTAGAAAGTTGATTTTGACAAGTTTTGAGGATATTACAGACAAAAGAGAGATAGAAAAAAAGCTGGAAGAAAGAAATATTCTTTATCGAACTCTTGTCGAGAGCTCTCATACAGGTATATTTATTATTCAAGATAATAAAATTGTTTTCGCAAATGAAGTTGTTGCTCGCATGCTTGGGTATACTATCGATGAGATAAACAGCCTCCCCCATCCTTACAGCATAATTTCTCCCGAATTCAGAGAGATTGCCATGGAAAGATATAGAGCACGAGAAAAGGGGCTGGAAGTTCCAGACAGTTATGAACTAAAAGTTATAACTAAGGATGGTAAAGAGAAATGGCTAAAAGTTCTTGCCAAGAGAATAAAATACAAAGGTTCGCCTGCTGTGATGGTGAACATTGCGGACATAACCAGCATTAAAGAAAACGAAGAGATGTTGAAGAGAATGAATACACTTTTAAGGGTTGCAGGAGAAATTAAAGGGATGCTGATCCAAGAAAAGTCAGAAATAAATATCTTTTCGAAGCTAAAGTCCTGCCTGGAGAAATTGGATGCAAAAGTTTTGGTTTACTATTCAAACGGGGTTCATTCGCAGAAAAAAGACCTTTTATGGAATTTGTTGGACTCCGTTCGGGATAAAATAAACGCTGGTGAGGTCATTCAAAAGTTTGTAGATGGAAAATGGTTGACTTTTCTACCAATTTACGAGAACAGACTACACAGTGTTTTGATCCTCAAAAGAAGCCATAGATTTACGGAAGACGAGCTAAGAGTTATCTCTACAATTGCACAGGATGTATCAATGCGATTAAAAGCTCTTAAAGTCGAGAAAGAGCAGGAAAGAGCATTAAAATTGATTATGGAGAATTTAGAGCAATTTGAAGAACTTGCAGATAAGCTGAGAAATCCGCTTGCAGTTATTAAAGGCTATTTGGAGATTCGAGATGAAGTTCCAGAAGAAGAAGTTATAAAGAACATATGGGAACATGCAAACAGGATAGAGAAAATACTGGACGAGCTAAGGTTTAAAGAGCTTGCAACCTACCAGATGAAAAAGATTCTGGAGAGTAGAGACTTCAATTAG
- a CDS encoding HAD-IIA family hydrolase, producing the protein MHPLLKKRGFIVDIDGVVGRSVEPIEEGVRGVLKLLNAGKRVVFVSNNSTRSRRILLERLKSFGIPTTEIDVVSATHATASFIAKEKPKAKIFTTGEAGLKEELVNSGLELVDYRDAEYLVVGSNRNLNYDLMTKALRCCLRGVRYIATNPDKIFPSEDGPTPGTGLIIGALYWMTGRLPDVVVGKPSKVIMIEALQKLNLKPEEVVVVGDQIEVDVVAGKRIGAETLLVLTGVTRREDIENSETKPDYVLNSLEDLFN; encoded by the coding sequence ATGCATCCTCTCCTAAAAAAGAGGGGTTTTATAGTAGACATAGACGGAGTCGTCGGGAGAAGTGTTGAGCCGATTGAAGAAGGAGTTAGAGGTGTTTTAAAGCTCCTAAATGCGGGTAAAAGGGTTGTTTTTGTTTCGAATAATTCAACAAGAAGTAGAAGGATACTGCTTGAAAGACTCAAATCTTTTGGAATCCCTACCACGGAGATAGACGTGGTTTCCGCAACTCACGCGACGGCAAGCTTTATAGCAAAAGAAAAGCCTAAAGCAAAAATTTTTACAACCGGCGAAGCCGGTTTAAAGGAAGAACTTGTGAATTCAGGCCTTGAATTGGTTGATTACAGGGATGCAGAGTATCTCGTTGTTGGTTCTAACAGAAATCTGAACTACGATCTGATGACCAAAGCACTGCGGTGCTGCCTTCGTGGAGTAAGATATATAGCAACAAACCCTGATAAGATCTTCCCTTCTGAAGATGGTCCAACTCCTGGAACTGGGCTTATTATTGGAGCTCTTTACTGGATGACTGGTAGATTGCCGGATGTAGTGGTTGGAAAACCGTCGAAAGTCATAATGATTGAAGCCCTACAAAAGCTCAACCTTAAGCCCGAGGAAGTTGTGGTGGTAGGAGATCAGATTGAAGTTGACGTGGTTGCTGGAAAAAGAATAGGCGCAGAGACGCTTCTCGTGTTGACTGGAGTTACGAGGAGAGAGGATATAGAGAACTCAGAAACAAAACCAGACTATGTTTTAAATTCTCTGGAAGATTTATTTAACTAA
- a CDS encoding TATA-box-binding protein yields MEYKIKIENVVASTQIGENIDLAKIAKEIKDSEYKPKQFPGLVLRTNEPKAAALVFRSGKIVCTGSKSVDDARRAVKQIVKMLKEIGISVIDEPDVKVQNIVASADLGTDLNLNAIAVGLGLENVEYEPEQFPGLVYRLTDPRVVVLIFGSGKMVVTGGKSPEDAQKAVERISNELKMLGLM; encoded by the coding sequence ATGGAATACAAAATAAAGATCGAGAATGTTGTTGCTTCGACGCAGATTGGGGAGAACATAGATCTTGCAAAGATTGCAAAAGAAATTAAAGACTCAGAGTATAAACCAAAGCAATTTCCGGGACTTGTTTTGAGGACTAATGAGCCTAAAGCTGCAGCTCTTGTTTTTAGGAGTGGCAAGATTGTTTGCACGGGCTCGAAATCAGTGGATGATGCGAGGAGAGCGGTTAAGCAAATCGTAAAAATGCTCAAGGAAATCGGAATTTCTGTAATCGATGAGCCTGACGTTAAAGTTCAGAACATAGTCGCTTCTGCAGATCTTGGTACAGACCTAAATTTGAATGCAATAGCAGTCGGTTTAGGGCTTGAGAATGTTGAATATGAACCTGAGCAGTTTCCAGGACTTGTTTATCGACTTACAGATCCGAGGGTAGTTGTGCTGATATTTGGTTCAGGTAAGATGGTTGTAACAGGCGGTAAGAGTCCTGAAGATGCCCAAAAAGCTGTTGAGAGGATCTCAAATGAGCTAAAGATGCTTGGATTGATGTGA